A stretch of Ectothiorhodospiraceae bacterium BW-2 DNA encodes these proteins:
- a CDS encoding type VI secretion system protein TssL — MTFADLMSLLMCFFVLLLSFSEIEAQKFKMVAGSLEKAFGVQREVKAEDTPKGTSIIAQEFSPGKPQPTPINEVKQTTTIEKPNIELTPNEGGKQFSEAEMERARQLLAEAEAKVVAQQAAERKAEETAAQLQQQLIREIEQDLVEVETVEDKVIIRIKENGSFPSGSATLMNDFLPTMERITEEVASLDGRVVVNGHTDDVPISTARFRSNWELSSARAVSVLQFMLQSGLLRENQMEVKGLADTKPLVANDSEENRAINRRVELVIAPN; from the coding sequence ATGACCTTTGCCGACCTAATGTCGCTGTTAATGTGCTTTTTTGTGCTGCTGCTCTCTTTTTCGGAGATCGAGGCGCAAAAGTTCAAAATGGTGGCCGGATCGCTAGAGAAGGCGTTTGGGGTGCAGCGGGAGGTCAAGGCGGAAGATACCCCGAAAGGGACTAGCATTATTGCGCAAGAGTTTAGCCCCGGTAAGCCGCAACCGACACCCATTAATGAGGTCAAGCAGACGACGACCATAGAGAAGCCGAATATCGAACTGACTCCTAATGAGGGGGGAAAACAGTTTAGCGAAGCGGAGATGGAGCGAGCGAGACAGTTATTAGCCGAGGCGGAAGCTAAAGTGGTGGCGCAGCAGGCGGCCGAACGCAAGGCGGAGGAGACCGCAGCACAGCTACAGCAGCAGCTAATACGGGAGATTGAGCAGGATTTAGTCGAGGTGGAGACCGTAGAGGATAAGGTGATTATCCGCATTAAAGAGAACGGCTCCTTTCCCTCTGGTTCGGCCACATTAATGAACGACTTTTTACCGACTATGGAGCGGATTACCGAAGAGGTGGCCTCACTCGATGGTCGAGTGGTGGTCAACGGCCATACCGATGATGTGCCGATTAGTACCGCCCGTTTTCGCTCTAACTGGGAGCTCTCTTCGGCGCGAGCGGTCTCAGTCCTGCAATTTATGCTCCAGTCGGGGCTGCTGCGGGAGAATCAGATGGAGGTTAAGGGGTTAGCCGATACCAAACCGCTAGTGGCGAACGATAGCGAAGAGAATCGTGCCATTAACCGCCGCGTTGAGCTGGTGATTGCGCCTAATTAG
- a CDS encoding cytochrome c5 family protein, whose translation MSIAIFVVLALVLAGLSRLITTAYLPSSSGDMSPEAVALRIAPVGKLNTGDPIVVAAAEPAAPAGGARSGEAIYQASCFACHATGAAGAPLLGNVEAWAPRIALGMEALLATAISGKGAMPPRGTCGTCSDDDLMAAIEYMVSQSQ comes from the coding sequence ATGAGTATCGCTATCTTTGTTGTTTTGGCGCTGGTATTGGCTGGGTTAAGTCGATTGATAACGACTGCCTACCTCCCTTCGAGTAGTGGCGATATGAGCCCTGAGGCGGTTGCCTTGCGCATCGCCCCGGTGGGTAAACTCAATACCGGTGATCCTATCGTTGTTGCGGCCGCAGAGCCGGCAGCGCCCGCCGGAGGGGCGAGATCGGGTGAGGCGATCTATCAAGCCTCCTGCTTTGCTTGTCATGCGACTGGCGCGGCGGGGGCACCGCTCTTAGGCAATGTTGAGGCGTGGGCACCCCGAATCGCACTCGGGATGGAGGCGCTGCTAGCGACTGCGATTAGCGGCAAGGGGGCGATGCCGCCACGGGGCACTTGTGGTACCTGCTCAGATGATGATCTGATGGCTGCGATTGAGTATATGGTGTCGCAGAGCCAGTAA
- the pomA gene encoding flagellar motor protein PomA, translating to MDLATLVGLLGAWVVMIAAIVLGASPGMFLSPPSMLIVLGGTFGAVMMKFSMAQFFGAMKVFMKALFNKLPSTDTLVEEIEEMAAIARKEGLLALEGREISDPFLEKGIQMMVDGHSPEMIRSVMEKDMQQTSERHELGASIFKGFGDYAPAMGMIGTLIGLVQMLSNMDDPKAIGPAMAVALLTTLYGAMIANMFALPAADKLGLRAADEKRIKSLIIDGLQSIQAGHNPYIIKELLATYLPPSKRKVEEE from the coding sequence GTGGATTTAGCAACATTAGTTGGTTTGTTAGGGGCTTGGGTGGTCATGATTGCAGCGATTGTTCTCGGTGCGAGTCCAGGCATGTTTCTTAGCCCGCCCTCAATGCTCATTGTGTTAGGGGGAACTTTTGGCGCAGTGATGATGAAGTTCAGTATGGCGCAGTTTTTTGGTGCCATGAAGGTCTTTATGAAAGCGCTATTTAACAAGCTGCCGAGCACTGATACGCTAGTAGAGGAGATTGAGGAGATGGCGGCGATAGCCCGTAAGGAGGGGCTGCTGGCGCTAGAGGGGCGCGAAATCTCGGATCCGTTTTTAGAAAAAGGGATTCAGATGATGGTCGATGGCCATAGTCCGGAGATGATTCGCAGTGTGATGGAGAAGGATATGCAGCAGACTAGTGAACGACATGAGCTAGGGGCCTCCATCTTTAAAGGGTTTGGCGACTATGCGCCAGCGATGGGGATGATAGGTACCTTGATTGGTCTGGTGCAGATGCTCTCTAATATGGATGATCCAAAAGCGATTGGACCGGCGATGGCGGTCGCACTGCTGACCACCCTTTATGGCGCGATGATCGCCAATATGTTCGCCCTGCCTGCGGCCGATAAGTTGGGGCTGCGTGCGGCAGACGAAAAGCGGATCAAATCGTTAATTATCGATGGTCTGCAGTCGATTCAGGCGGGGCACAACCCCTACATTATCAAAGAGCTGCTCGCTACCTATCTCCCCCCTTCTAAACGCAAGGTTGAAGAGGAGTAG